A single window of Plectropomus leopardus isolate mb chromosome 12, YSFRI_Pleo_2.0, whole genome shotgun sequence DNA harbors:
- the cnpy1 gene encoding protein canopy-1, which translates to MASWIIQMTVMLLSVFISSSQGKRDKVLYCSACKAIVDELNHSISQVDPKKTINVGSFRLNPDGTMTDKKVPLARSETHLSELLDGVCNSMSDYALHVDPDTQHKQYKRFAPRSSGATGDFPDLKNFQFTGLEESNPLKFACETLVEELEDDIISLFSQDSEHVHEELCNRLSEYCNDSSHANEEL; encoded by the exons ATGGCCTCATGGATTATTCAGATGACTGTGATGCTGCTATCTGTCTTCATTAGCAGCAGCCAAGGGAAGAGGGACAAGGTGCTCTACTGTTCTG CATGCAAGGCGATTGTGGATGAACTTAACCACTCAATCAGTCAGGTGGACCCAAAGAAAACCATCAACGTGGGCAGCTTTCGACTCAACCCCGACGGAACCATGACAGACAAAAAG GTACCTCTGGCTCGCTCAGAGACTCACCTCAGTGAGCTCCTGGATGGTGTGTGCAACAGCATGAGCGACTACGCCCTCCACGTGGACCCTGACACCCAGCATAAGCAGTACAAGAGGTTTGCACCCAGGAGCAGCGGGGCCACCGGGGACTTCCCCGACCTGAAAAATTTCCAGTTCACCGGACTCGAGGAATCCAATCCTCTGAAATTTGCA TGTGAAACGctggtggaggagctggaggatgaTATCATCTCTCTGTTCAGCCAGGACTCCGAGCATGTGCACGAGGAGTTATGCAACAGACTCTCAG aaTACTGTAACGACAGCAGTCACGCAAACGAGGAGTTATAG